The following are from one region of the Polaribacter marinaquae genome:
- a CDS encoding TonB-dependent receptor codes for MKSYLKLLFLTAFISVNAQNSISGKITDTNNNALIGVEIHAQEIHKGTITNNDGFYKLKNIPNGKIKLTFTYLGYKTVSKNVDLNDNNLEINLQLVETFYEIDEIIVSTPFNKLQSENVMKVERLSANKLQKLGATTLSEGIVNIAGVSQISTGNSIGKPVIRGLSGNRVLVYTQGIRLENQQFGGEHGLGINDAGIGSVEVIKGAASLLYGSDALGGVLYLNPEKFASSNKTKVNINQRYFNNTLGTNTSVGVKSSLENWKFLARGTYANHADYKIPTDKRVTNTRFNEKDFKSGIAYSKNKFTSELRYNYNKSNLGLTEGIDLQSTSNDLLEPFQTIDNHIISSHNHFFFGDSKLDIDLGYTFNDRQEFEEHEEHDDHDEDEDEDDHDHADEDHDEEHEEAALRMKLKTFTYNAKYHFPKIGSLEILSGIQGLHQTNTNFGEEILIPNATVNDFGIFTTANYTWNNNTLQAGIRFDNRKIDTERHEVAHDDEIHVFEAVNKSYNSFTTSLGFKTSLSDQITTRINVASGFRAPNLAELSSNGVHHGTNRFEKGNSNLVNEKNVQLDLSLEYKTEHFEVFANGFYNHLNNYIFITPTDEIEDGEQVFTYIQENAKLYGGEFGFHLHPHPQDWLHLESTFETVIGKQKNGDYLPLIPANTWRNTFRTEFNYKDWLTQGYTSITLESTFSQENVSSFETQTSNYNLLNFALGGDVSIRNVKFTGSLSVNNLLNKKYINHLSRLKNDGIFNQGRNVVLGINVHI; via the coding sequence ATGAAATCATATTTAAAACTGCTATTTTTAACGGCATTTATATCTGTGAATGCTCAAAATAGCATTTCAGGAAAAATTACAGACACTAATAACAATGCACTAATTGGTGTAGAAATTCATGCACAAGAAATTCACAAAGGAACTATAACTAATAATGATGGTTTTTATAAATTAAAAAACATCCCAAACGGAAAAATTAAATTAACATTTACTTATTTAGGTTATAAAACTGTATCTAAAAATGTAGATTTAAACGATAACAACCTAGAAATTAATTTACAATTAGTTGAAACATTTTATGAAATAGACGAAATTATTGTTTCTACTCCTTTTAATAAATTGCAATCAGAAAATGTGATGAAAGTTGAAAGACTTTCTGCAAATAAATTGCAAAAATTAGGAGCTACAACATTATCCGAAGGAATTGTAAATATTGCAGGAGTTTCTCAAATCTCTACCGGAAATTCTATTGGTAAACCTGTTATTAGAGGTTTAAGCGGTAACAGAGTTTTGGTTTACACACAAGGTATTCGTTTAGAAAATCAGCAATTTGGTGGCGAACACGGTTTAGGTATTAATGATGCCGGTATTGGTTCTGTAGAAGTAATTAAAGGTGCTGCATCTTTACTTTATGGTTCTGATGCATTAGGTGGTGTTTTATATCTAAATCCAGAAAAATTTGCTTCTTCAAATAAAACAAAAGTTAATATCAATCAGCGTTACTTTAATAATACATTAGGAACAAATACATCCGTAGGAGTTAAAAGTTCTTTAGAAAATTGGAAGTTTTTAGCAAGAGGAACTTATGCTAATCATGCAGATTATAAAATACCTACAGATAAAAGAGTTACAAATACACGTTTTAACGAAAAGGATTTTAAATCTGGAATTGCATATTCTAAAAATAAATTTACATCAGAATTAAGGTACAATTACAACAAATCTAATTTAGGTTTAACAGAAGGAATCGATCTACAATCAACAAGTAATGATTTATTAGAACCGTTTCAAACAATAGACAATCATATTATAAGCTCTCATAACCACTTCTTTTTTGGAGATTCTAAATTAGATATCGATTTAGGTTATACTTTTAATGATAGACAAGAGTTTGAAGAACATGAAGAGCACGATGACCATGATGAGGATGAAGATGAAGATGATCATGACCACGCAGATGAAGACCATGATGAAGAACATGAAGAAGCTGCTTTAAGAATGAAATTGAAAACATTTACCTATAATGCAAAATATCATTTCCCTAAAATTGGAAGCTTAGAAATTTTATCTGGTATACAAGGTTTACATCAAACAAATACTAATTTTGGTGAAGAAATTTTAATACCAAATGCTACCGTAAATGACTTCGGAATTTTTACAACCGCAAATTACACATGGAATAACAATACTTTACAAGCTGGTATTCGTTTTGATAATAGAAAAATTGATACAGAAAGACATGAAGTTGCTCATGATGATGAAATACATGTTTTTGAGGCTGTAAATAAATCTTACAACAGTTTTACAACTTCTTTAGGTTTTAAAACTTCATTATCAGATCAAATTACTACAAGAATAAATGTTGCTTCTGGTTTTAGAGCTCCTAACTTAGCAGAATTAAGTTCTAACGGAGTGCATCATGGTACAAATAGATTTGAAAAAGGAAATAGTAATTTGGTAAATGAAAAAAATGTACAATTAGATCTTTCCTTAGAATACAAAACAGAACATTTCGAGGTATTTGCTAACGGATTTTACAACCATTTAAACAATTATATATTTATAACGCCTACGGATGAAATTGAAGATGGTGAACAAGTATTTACATATATACAAGAAAATGCAAAATTGTATGGTGGTGAATTTGGTTTCCATTTACATCCGCATCCACAAGATTGGTTGCATTTAGAAAGTACTTTCGAAACTGTAATTGGTAAACAAAAAAATGGAGATTATTTACCGCTAATACCTGCTAATACTTGGAGAAATACCTTTAGAACAGAATTTAATTATAAAGACTGGTTAACGCAAGGTTATACTTCTATTACATTAGAAAGTACTTTTTCTCAAGAAAATGTAAGCTCTTTTGAAACCCAAACTAGCAATTATAATTTATTAAATTTTGCTTTAGGTGGAGATGTTTCTATAAGAAATGTAAAATTTACAGGTTCACTTAGCGTTAATAATTTATTAAATAAAAAATATATCAATCATTTATCTCGATTAAAAAATGATGGAATATTTAACCAAGGTAGAAATGTAGTTTTAGGAATTAATGTTCATATTTAA
- a CDS encoding TerC family protein has translation MEIFLNADTWVALLTLTFLEIILGIDNIIFISISANKLPENQERKATILGLALAMITRIILLFGVSYLIALKDPFLKIDIEWFKTGITGQSIILFLGGLFLLYKSTKEIRQKVENTNEDEVLKSPKVISFSSVIIQIILIDIVFSFDSILTAVGMTNGIEGALIIMIIAVIVSILIMMIFSKPISNFVNKNPTIQMLALSFLILIGFMLITEAAHLSHTEIFNKTVGAIPKGYLYFAIAFSLGVEMLNLKIRKK, from the coding sequence ATGGAAATATTTCTAAATGCAGATACTTGGGTAGCACTACTAACATTAACGTTTTTAGAAATAATTTTAGGTATAGATAATATTATATTTATATCAATATCTGCCAACAAATTACCAGAAAATCAAGAAAGAAAAGCAACAATTTTAGGTTTGGCCTTAGCAATGATTACGAGAATCATTTTGCTATTTGGTGTATCTTATTTAATTGCTTTAAAAGATCCTTTTTTAAAAATAGATATCGAATGGTTTAAAACAGGTATTACTGGTCAAAGTATAATTTTATTTTTAGGTGGATTATTTCTATTATACAAAAGCACAAAAGAAATAAGACAAAAAGTAGAAAACACAAACGAAGATGAAGTACTAAAATCACCAAAAGTAATTTCTTTTTCTAGTGTAATTATTCAAATAATATTAATAGATATTGTTTTTTCTTTTGATAGTATTCTTACCGCAGTTGGTATGACTAACGGAATCGAAGGTGCACTTATAATTATGATTATTGCAGTAATTGTCTCGATTCTTATTATGATGATTTTTTCTAAACCAATAAGTAATTTCGTAAATAAAAATCCAACAATTCAAATGTTGGCGCTTTCTTTTTTAATTTTAATTGGCTTTATGCTTATTACAGAAGCTGCACATTTATCGCATACAGAAATTTTTAACAAAACTGTAGGAGCTATTCCTAAAGGATATTTGTACTTTGCGATCGCTTTTTCTTTAGGAGTAGAAATGCTGAATTTAAAAATTAGAAAAAAGTAA
- the purB gene encoding adenylosuccinate lyase yields the protein MNLTKLNAISPIDGRYRGKIDKLANYFSEEALIKYRVRVEIEYFIALCEIPLPQLEGFDTSLFEELRKIYTEFTAEDAQKIKDIESITNHDVKAVEYFIKEKFDALNLQEFKEFIHFGLTSQDINNTAVPLSIKEAMNDVYVPQYFEVLEKLQELVTEWADISMLARTHGQPASPTRLGKEIEVFVVRLKEQFNLLNDIPSAAKFGGATGNYNAHKVAYPAIDWKEFGTTFVQEKLGLQHSFPTTQIEHYDHMAALFDTLKRINTIIIDLDRDFWTYVSMDYFKQKIKAGEVGSSAMPHKVNPIDFENSEGNLGLANAIFEHLSAKLPISRLQRDLTDSTVLRNVGVPFGHTIIAFTSTLKGLNKLLLNKEKFEQDLENNWAVVAEAIQTILRREAYPNPYEALKGLTRTNEKINQNSIANFIDTLEVSDEIKNELKAITPANYTGI from the coding sequence ATGAACTTAACAAAATTAAATGCCATCTCACCTATTGATGGTCGTTATAGAGGTAAAATTGATAAACTTGCAAACTATTTTTCTGAAGAAGCTTTAATTAAATATAGAGTTCGCGTAGAAATAGAATATTTTATCGCTTTATGCGAAATTCCTTTACCACAATTAGAAGGTTTTGATACTTCTCTTTTTGAAGAATTACGTAAAATTTATACAGAATTTACAGCTGAAGATGCGCAGAAAATTAAAGATATCGAAAGCATTACAAACCATGATGTAAAAGCTGTAGAATATTTTATCAAAGAAAAATTTGATGCTTTAAATTTACAAGAATTTAAAGAATTTATCCACTTCGGATTGACGTCTCAAGATATTAATAATACCGCTGTTCCGCTTTCTATAAAAGAAGCAATGAATGATGTTTATGTACCTCAATATTTTGAAGTTTTAGAAAAACTACAAGAATTGGTTACAGAATGGGCAGATATTTCTATGTTGGCAAGAACTCATGGTCAACCAGCTTCTCCTACAAGATTAGGGAAAGAAATAGAAGTTTTTGTGGTTCGTTTAAAAGAACAATTCAATTTGTTAAATGATATACCAAGTGCAGCTAAATTTGGTGGCGCAACAGGTAATTATAATGCACATAAAGTAGCTTATCCTGCAATAGATTGGAAAGAATTTGGAACTACTTTTGTACAAGAAAAATTAGGTTTACAGCATTCTTTTCCAACAACTCAAATAGAACACTACGACCATATGGCTGCTTTGTTTGATACTTTAAAACGTATCAATACAATAATTATAGATTTAGACAGAGATTTCTGGACCTATGTTTCTATGGATTATTTTAAACAAAAAATTAAAGCTGGTGAAGTAGGTTCTTCTGCAATGCCACATAAAGTTAACCCAATCGACTTCGAAAATTCTGAAGGAAATTTAGGTTTGGCTAATGCAATTTTCGAACATCTTTCTGCAAAATTACCAATTTCTAGACTACAAAGAGATTTAACAGATAGTACGGTTTTACGTAATGTTGGTGTACCTTTTGGGCATACCATTATCGCATTTACATCTACTTTAAAAGGTTTAAATAAATTGTTATTAAACAAAGAAAAGTTCGAGCAAGATTTAGAAAATAATTGGGCTGTGGTTGCAGAAGCAATACAAACAATTTTAAGAAGAGAAGCATATCCTAATCCTTATGAAGCTTTAAAAGGATTAACTAGAACAAACGAAAAAATAAATCAAAATTCTATTGCTAACTTTATAGATACGTTAGAAGTTTCTGATGAAATTAAAAACGAATTAAAAGCAATAACACCAGCAAATTATACAGGTATTTAA
- a CDS encoding adenylosuccinate lyase produces the protein MTEQLNNMANPKRDNRQRVANIVLDNPDLFKDLITITFNVDDKTSIKAAWILEWICTHNHINWILPHLDTFTTEIYNVKFDSATRPCAKICEHLATANYAKKENDVQKKLTKKHIDNIVETGFDWLITPQKIAVRAYTMNTLYFFGLEKEWIHPELKHLIQTKIIHESKGCKARGNHILAMIEKHQKSSL, from the coding sequence ATGACAGAGCAACTTAATAATATGGCAAATCCTAAAAGAGATAACCGCCAAAGAGTTGCAAATATTGTATTAGATAATCCAGATTTATTTAAAGATTTGATAACTATTACTTTTAATGTTGATGATAAAACATCTATTAAAGCTGCTTGGATTTTAGAATGGATTTGCACACATAATCACATAAACTGGATTTTACCACATTTAGATACTTTTACAACTGAAATTTACAATGTAAAATTTGACAGCGCTACAAGACCTTGTGCTAAAATTTGTGAACATTTGGCTACTGCTAATTATGCAAAAAAAGAAAATGATGTTCAAAAAAAATTAACAAAAAAACATATAGACAACATCGTTGAAACAGGATTTGATTGGTTAATTACACCACAAAAAATTGCGGTTAGAGCTTATACAATGAATACTTTATACTTTTTTGGCTTAGAAAAAGAGTGGATTCATCCTGAATTAAAACATTTAATACAAACAAAAATTATACACGAAAGCAAAGGCTGTAAAGCTCGCGGGAATCACATTTTAGCAATGATAGAAAAACATCAAAAATCGAGTTTATAA
- a CDS encoding toxin-antitoxin system YwqK family antitoxin has translation MINIKRLFLILCFFSCFLTTERINAQKINQFDANKKRTGVWKKYYPNKRVRYTGQFKNGKEVGVFKFYDIRTSEHPVIIKTFFEDSDSLFVQFYTLKGKIKTEGVLNDRKRVGNWQYFYPDGTLMSEENYKNGKLDGEQLVYYPNGQVTEFATYKNGLLDGVTSKYSSKGVLIEEVTYKEGKPNGLAKYFELNGNLKETGTYKNGVRVGKWEYYLDGELATDLEKKKKSTFTRKKDN, from the coding sequence ATGATAAATATAAAAAGACTGTTTTTGATTTTATGCTTTTTCTCTTGTTTTTTAACAACTGAAAGAATCAATGCTCAAAAAATAAATCAGTTTGATGCGAATAAGAAAAGAACTGGTGTTTGGAAAAAATATTATCCTAATAAACGTGTGCGTTACACTGGCCAGTTTAAAAACGGAAAAGAAGTTGGTGTTTTTAAGTTTTACGACATTAGAACTTCTGAGCATCCTGTCATAATAAAAACTTTTTTTGAGGATTCTGATTCTCTTTTTGTTCAATTTTACACTTTAAAAGGCAAGATTAAAACTGAAGGCGTTTTAAATGATAGAAAAAGAGTAGGGAATTGGCAATATTTTTATCCTGACGGAACTTTAATGTCTGAAGAAAATTATAAAAATGGAAAACTCGATGGCGAACAGTTGGTATATTATCCTAACGGACAAGTCACTGAATTTGCTACTTATAAAAACGGGTTATTAGATGGTGTAACTAGTAAATATTCTAGTAAAGGAGTTTTAATTGAAGAAGTTACATATAAAGAAGGTAAACCAAACGGATTAGCAAAATATTTTGAATTGAATGGTAATTTAAAAGAAACCGGAACTTATAAAAATGGTGTTCGAGTTGGTAAATGGGAATATTATTTAGACGGAGAACTTGCTACAGATTTAGAAAAAAAGAAAAAAAGTACGTTTACACGAAAAAAAGACAATTAA
- the mnmA gene encoding tRNA 2-thiouridine(34) synthase MnmA gives MKRVVVGLSGGVDSSVTAHLLKEQGYEVIGLFMKNWHDDSVTISNECPWLEDSNDAMIVAEKLGIPFQVVDLSEQYKERIVDYMFDEYSKGRTPNPDVLCNREIKFDVFMDIALKLGADYVATGHYCRKGEEIINGKSVYKLLAGKDNNKDQSYFLCQLSQEQLTKALFPIGELTKPQVREIAKEADLITAEKKDSQGLCFIGKVRLPEFLQQKLQPKTGEIVTIPSDFEQYTKPTPEFENKEAALKYYATKFSYHKNDGKIVGKHQGAHYFTKGQRKGLNVGGTKEALYVIETDVNENVIYTGEGKNHQGLYRNVLFVANEEIHWIREDLTLKTGETLDVEARIRYRQALEKATLHKVETGMYVEFENKQSAIQEGQFVAWYLDEELLGSGVIS, from the coding sequence ATGAAAAGAGTAGTTGTTGGTCTTTCTGGTGGTGTAGATTCTAGTGTTACTGCACATTTATTAAAAGAACAAGGTTACGAAGTTATTGGGCTTTTTATGAAAAATTGGCACGATGATTCTGTAACTATTTCAAATGAGTGCCCATGGTTAGAAGATAGTAATGATGCAATGATTGTTGCAGAAAAGTTAGGTATTCCGTTTCAAGTAGTAGATTTAAGCGAACAATATAAAGAGCGTATTGTAGATTATATGTTCGATGAATATTCTAAAGGAAGAACACCAAACCCAGACGTACTTTGTAATAGAGAAATTAAGTTTGATGTCTTTATGGACATTGCCTTAAAGTTAGGTGCAGATTATGTTGCAACGGGTCATTATTGTAGAAAAGGAGAAGAAATTATAAACGGTAAATCTGTTTATAAATTATTAGCTGGTAAAGATAATAACAAAGACCAATCTTACTTTTTGTGTCAATTATCGCAAGAGCAATTAACAAAAGCTTTATTTCCAATAGGTGAATTAACAAAACCACAAGTTAGAGAAATTGCCAAAGAAGCAGATTTAATTACTGCAGAAAAGAAAGATTCGCAAGGTTTGTGTTTTATTGGTAAAGTTAGATTACCAGAGTTTTTACAGCAAAAATTGCAACCGAAAACTGGTGAGATTGTTACAATTCCTTCAGATTTTGAACAATACACAAAACCAACACCAGAATTTGAAAATAAAGAAGCAGCTTTAAAATATTATGCTACTAAGTTTTCTTATCATAAAAACGATGGTAAAATTGTTGGTAAACACCAAGGAGCTCACTATTTTACAAAAGGACAGCGTAAAGGTTTAAATGTTGGCGGAACAAAAGAGGCTTTGTATGTTATTGAAACGGATGTAAACGAAAATGTTATTTACACAGGCGAAGGTAAAAATCATCAAGGGTTATACAGAAATGTGTTGTTTGTAGCTAATGAAGAAATTCATTGGATTCGTGAAGATTTAACGCTTAAAACCGGCGAAACTTTAGACGTCGAAGCTAGAATAAGATACAGACAGGCTTTAGAAAAAGCCACTTTACATAAAGTTGAAACAGGTATGTATGTAGAATTTGAAAATAAACAATCTGCAATACAAGAAGGACAATTTGTTGCTTGGTATTTAGACGAAGAATTGCTCGGGTCTGGAGTAATTTCGTAA
- a CDS encoding S8 family serine peptidase — protein MKKLLLFLFAITFFQAKAQEDAWLFLKDKPSAETYLENPLLMLSQRALDRRNKLNIAVGLIDVPLENTYLETLKTTNGITVLGASKWLNAVHIQATQSDIENAKQNLSFIDYIEYANKSLNQAARKGKKIKQNHQNKFNNSMTDFTYGSTKNQIEMLKGDFLHGINLTAKNQIIAVIDTGFPNVNTLQAFQRLRDNNKILGGYDFVERSTNFYSGHNHGTNVLSTIGGYIENEFVGSAPDASFYLFRTENVAVEVPLEETLWVEAAERADSLGVDVINTSLGYSTFDNPDYSYNYNDMDGKTTFISRGAEIAANRGILVVNSAGNSGTDSWKYITAPADAVSVITVGSVDSNGNISSFSSFGPTSDGRIKPEILAQGTASAIINHTDNSVSSASGTSFSAPIMAGLIACLNDTGNIIFKTLNKKDQAKQLNNRIQKLKQSIIESADKFNNPTDQHGYGIPNFETAYNSFLVSLSTENYSINDIEVYPNPVLNELNITIDNLHLNETKVSVYTILGKKILTFENKKNIDVSSLKSGVYLLKIKNGTSLKSLKFIKK, from the coding sequence ATGAAGAAATTACTACTTTTTTTGTTTGCAATTACTTTTTTTCAAGCAAAGGCACAAGAAGATGCTTGGTTGTTTTTAAAAGATAAACCTAGTGCAGAAACATATTTAGAAAACCCGCTTCTAATGTTATCTCAAAGAGCATTAGATAGAAGAAATAAACTAAATATAGCGGTTGGTTTAATTGATGTTCCTTTAGAAAACACATATTTAGAAACACTAAAAACTACTAATGGTATAACAGTTTTAGGTGCTTCTAAATGGTTAAATGCAGTTCATATTCAAGCTACACAAAGTGATATTGAAAATGCTAAACAAAATTTAAGTTTTATAGATTATATAGAATATGCTAATAAATCTTTAAATCAAGCGGCAAGAAAGGGTAAGAAAATCAAACAAAATCATCAGAATAAATTTAATAATTCTATGACTGATTTTACCTACGGAAGTACTAAAAATCAAATTGAAATGTTAAAAGGTGATTTTTTACATGGAATTAATTTAACCGCAAAAAACCAAATTATAGCAGTTATTGACACGGGTTTTCCAAACGTAAATACATTACAGGCATTTCAAAGATTAAGAGATAATAATAAGATTTTAGGAGGTTATGATTTTGTAGAAAGAAGTACAAATTTTTATTCGGGTCATAATCATGGTACAAATGTACTTTCTACAATTGGTGGTTATATAGAAAATGAATTTGTTGGTTCAGCGCCAGATGCTTCATTCTACTTATTTAGAACAGAAAATGTCGCTGTAGAAGTTCCGTTAGAAGAAACATTATGGGTAGAGGCAGCAGAAAGAGCAGATAGTTTAGGTGTTGATGTAATAAACACATCTTTGGGGTATTCTACTTTTGATAATCCAGATTACAGTTATAATTATAATGATATGGATGGAAAAACTACATTTATATCTAGAGGAGCAGAAATTGCTGCAAACCGCGGAATTTTAGTTGTTAATTCTGCCGGAAATTCTGGTACTGATTCTTGGAAATATATTACTGCACCTGCAGATGCTGTATCTGTAATTACTGTAGGTTCTGTAGATAGTAATGGAAATATATCTAGTTTTAGTTCTTTTGGACCAACTTCTGATGGAAGAATTAAACCAGAAATTTTAGCGCAGGGTACTGCTTCGGCTATTATTAATCATACAGATAATTCTGTTTCAAGCGCTAGTGGTACTTCTTTTTCTGCTCCAATAATGGCAGGTTTAATAGCTTGTTTAAATGATACAGGAAATATAATTTTTAAAACGTTAAATAAAAAAGATCAAGCAAAACAATTAAACAATCGAATTCAAAAGTTAAAACAGTCTATAATAGAATCTGCTGATAAATTTAATAATCCAACAGATCAGCATGGTTACGGTATTCCTAATTTTGAAACTGCTTACAATAGTTTTTTAGTAAGCTTATCCACAGAAAATTATTCAATAAATGATATAGAAGTTTATCCAAATCCGGTTTTAAATGAGCTTAATATTACTATTGATAATCTTCATTTAAATGAAACTAAAGTTTCAGTTTATACAATTCTTGGTAAAAAGATTTTAACCTTTGAAAATAAAAAAAATATAGATGTTTCATCTTTAAAGTCAGGTGTTTATTTATTGAAAATTAAAAATGGGACTTCTTTAAAATCACTTAAATTTATTAAAAAATAA
- a CDS encoding NAD(P)H-dependent flavin oxidoreductase, giving the protein MTNKITELFKIKYPVIQGGMIWVSGYKLAAAVSNAGGLGLIGAGSMYPEVLREHIQKCKKATSKPFGVNVPMLYPDIEKIIEIIVEEGVKIVFTSAGNPKTYTSFLKEKGITVVHVVSSVKFALKSEAAGVDAVVCEGFEAGGHNGREETTTFTLIPMVKEQLKIPVIAAGGVGTGRGMLAAMVLGADAVQIGSRFAATEESSAHSNFKKTIIDVKDGDTQLTLKELAPVRLVKNNFYNQIQELYQQNPTLEEIKDLLGRARAKKGMFEGDLDNGELEIGQVAGLIHKIKPAKEVLDEIVAEFNTVKALIASI; this is encoded by the coding sequence ATGACAAATAAAATAACAGAATTATTTAAAATAAAATATCCAGTAATTCAAGGAGGAATGATTTGGGTGTCTGGTTATAAATTAGCAGCAGCAGTATCTAATGCAGGTGGATTAGGACTAATTGGTGCAGGTTCGATGTATCCAGAAGTTCTAAGAGAACATATACAGAAATGTAAAAAAGCAACTTCAAAACCCTTTGGTGTTAATGTACCAATGTTATATCCTGATATTGAAAAAATAATAGAAATTATTGTTGAAGAAGGTGTTAAAATAGTTTTTACTTCTGCAGGTAACCCTAAAACTTATACTTCTTTTCTAAAGGAAAAAGGTATTACTGTTGTACATGTTGTTAGTTCTGTAAAGTTTGCATTAAAATCTGAAGCAGCAGGTGTTGATGCGGTAGTTTGTGAAGGTTTTGAAGCCGGTGGACATAATGGTCGAGAAGAAACTACAACTTTTACGCTAATACCAATGGTTAAAGAGCAATTGAAAATTCCGGTTATTGCAGCAGGAGGAGTTGGAACGGGTAGAGGAATGCTTGCAGCAATGGTTTTAGGTGCAGATGCAGTGCAAATTGGTAGTAGGTTTGCGGCTACAGAAGAATCTTCTGCACATTCTAATTTTAAGAAAACTATTATTGATGTTAAAGATGGTGATACACAATTAACATTAAAAGAATTGGCACCAGTTAGATTGGTGAAAAATAATTTTTACAATCAAATACAAGAATTATATCAACAAAATCCAACTTTAGAGGAAATTAAAGATCTTTTAGGTAGAGCACGTGCAAAAAAAGGAATGTTTGAAGGTGATTTAGATAATGGCGAATTAGAAATAGGGCAAGTAGCCGGATTAATACATAAAATTAAACCAGCTAAAGAAGTTTTAGATGAAATTGTAGCTGAATTTAATACTGTTAAAGCATTAATTGCCAGTATTTAA
- a CDS encoding cold-shock protein has protein sequence MNKGTVKFFNESKGFGFITEEGTNKEHFVHVSGLVDEIRENDEVEFDLQDGRKGLNAVNVRVI, from the coding sequence ATGAATAAAGGTACCGTAAAATTTTTCAATGAATCTAAAGGATTCGGATTCATCACTGAAGAAGGAACAAACAAAGAACATTTTGTACATGTGTCAGGTTTAGTTGACGAAATTCGTGAAAACGATGAAGTTGAGTTTGACTTACAAGATGGAAGAAAAGGATTAAACGCAGTAAACGTAAGAGTTATATAA
- a CDS encoding YwbE family protein yields the protein MKDGRQRKNVQLGIFVEIVQKHHQSSGELTKGVVQKILTKSKNHPYGIKVQLESGLVGRVKNILD from the coding sequence ATGAAAGATGGTAGACAAAGAAAAAATGTACAATTGGGTATTTTTGTAGAAATTGTACAAAAACATCATCAATCTTCGGGTGAATTAACAAAAGGTGTTGTACAGAAAATATTAACCAAATCTAAAAACCATCCTTACGGAATAAAGGTACAATTAGAATCTGGTTTGGTTGGTAGAGTTAAGAATATACTGGATTAA